Proteins encoded in a region of the Deltaproteobacteria bacterium genome:
- a CDS encoding polysaccharide biosynthesis/export family protein codes for MLYFRQIMNRKIIILALAMVFGSAGLFADRAHAADAGESYRIGPQDRLQITVWREADLTGEFEVSSQGVLQFPLLGQIKAAGRTTQSLDDEITRKLAESYLVDPIVTVSVASYRSQKVYVFGSVKRPGLFFLDEDPSILKVLLEAGGPEAGGTLTGDVVRLGDSPEREGGTPVEIRRVDLSALFTRGDLSQNLRLRSGDIVFVRTARDGGRGTANVVYITGAIQRPGAYEWNEDTTVLNVVLQAGGTTEYASANRSRVIRGQGPEREIFMVRVADILKGDKDKNLKLLPGDLITVPESFF; via the coding sequence ATGTTATACTTCCGACAGATCATGAACCGGAAGATCATCATATTGGCACTGGCCATGGTGTTCGGCAGCGCGGGATTGTTTGCGGACCGGGCCCATGCAGCTGATGCCGGAGAGTCCTACCGGATCGGTCCGCAAGACCGGCTCCAGATCACTGTCTGGAGGGAAGCTGACCTCACTGGCGAGTTTGAAGTCTCGTCGCAGGGCGTTCTTCAATTCCCGCTACTCGGGCAGATCAAGGCCGCTGGACGAACCACCCAGTCGCTGGATGATGAAATCACACGGAAGCTTGCCGAAAGCTACCTCGTCGACCCGATAGTCACGGTTTCTGTCGCCAGCTACCGGAGCCAGAAGGTCTACGTGTTCGGGTCGGTCAAGAGGCCCGGCCTGTTCTTCCTGGATGAGGATCCAAGCATTCTGAAAGTGCTGCTGGAGGCCGGCGGACCGGAAGCCGGGGGCACCCTGACCGGTGATGTGGTCCGGCTGGGCGACTCTCCGGAGCGGGAAGGCGGTACGCCGGTTGAAATCCGCCGCGTGGATCTGTCGGCTCTGTTTACCCGCGGCGACCTGTCCCAGAATCTCAGGCTCCGCAGCGGAGACATCGTTTTCGTCCGTACCGCACGGGATGGGGGACGGGGGACCGCAAATGTTGTGTACATCACCGGCGCCATACAGCGGCCAGGTGCCTATGAGTGGAACGAAGACACCACCGTCCTGAACGTCGTCCTCCAGGCAGGCGGCACCACCGAATACGCATCGGCCAACCGGAGCCGCGTTATCCGGGGACAAGGCCCGGAGCGCGAGATATTCATGGTACGGGTGGCTGATATCCTGAAAGGCGACAAGGACAAGAACCTGAAACTGCTTCCCGGCGACCTGATTACCGTGCCAGAAAGCTTTTTCTAG